The following coding sequences are from one Pseudomonas mendocina window:
- a CDS encoding TIGR03862 family flavoprotein produces the protein MTTAAQPTAHHVAIIGGGPAGLMAAEMLVQGGVHVELFDAMPSVGRKFLLAGVGGMNITHSEAKPAFLGRYGERQTEVAALLQEFDADALRAWIHGLGIDTFVGTSGRVFPTDMKAAPLLRAWLRRLRELGVVIHTRSRWLGWNDDGSLRIASADGERALSAAACLLALGGGSWARLGSDGAWVPLLQARGIEVAALKPSNCGFEVAGWSDYLCEKFAGAPLKNVALSLPGQPARIGEFVLTAGGIEGSLVYAFSADIRRAIETDSQALIHLDLQPQMPLAKLQQALAKPRGKHSMAKHLHRQAGLDGVKAALLRELAPAAAFAEATTLARWIKALPITLLRARPLDEAISSAGGVPFEALDQGLMLKALPGMFCAGEMLDWEAPTGGYLLTACFASGRVAAQGVLDWLHAV, from the coding sequence ATGACCACTGCCGCCCAGCCCACCGCTCATCACGTCGCCATCATCGGCGGCGGCCCCGCCGGGTTGATGGCTGCCGAAATGCTGGTACAAGGCGGTGTGCACGTGGAGCTGTTCGACGCCATGCCCTCGGTGGGACGCAAGTTCCTGCTGGCCGGCGTCGGCGGCATGAACATCACCCACTCCGAAGCCAAGCCGGCATTCCTCGGACGTTATGGCGAGCGCCAGACCGAGGTCGCGGCACTGTTGCAGGAGTTCGATGCCGACGCCCTGCGCGCCTGGATTCATGGACTGGGCATCGACACCTTCGTCGGCACCTCCGGCCGCGTATTCCCCACCGACATGAAGGCTGCGCCGTTGCTGAGAGCCTGGCTGCGGCGCTTGCGCGAACTGGGCGTGGTCATCCATACGCGCAGCCGCTGGCTGGGCTGGAACGATGACGGCAGCCTGCGTATCGCCAGCGCGGACGGCGAACGCGCGCTGTCCGCTGCTGCCTGCCTGCTGGCACTGGGCGGCGGCAGTTGGGCGCGACTGGGCTCCGACGGTGCCTGGGTGCCCCTGCTGCAGGCACGCGGTATCGAGGTGGCAGCACTGAAGCCGAGCAACTGCGGTTTCGAGGTGGCCGGCTGGAGCGACTACCTGTGCGAGAAATTCGCCGGCGCGCCGCTGAAGAACGTCGCCCTCAGCCTGCCCGGTCAGCCCGCCCGCATCGGTGAGTTCGTACTCACCGCAGGCGGCATCGAAGGCAGCCTGGTGTATGCCTTTTCCGCCGATATCCGCCGCGCCATCGAGACCGACAGCCAGGCGCTGATCCACCTCGACCTGCAGCCGCAGATGCCGCTGGCCAAACTGCAACAGGCGCTGGCCAAACCACGCGGCAAGCATTCGATGGCCAAGCACCTGCACCGCCAGGCCGGCCTCGATGGCGTGAAAGCTGCGCTGCTGCGCGAGCTGGCACCGGCCGCGGCCTTCGCCGAGGCAACCACGCTGGCGCGCTGGATCAAGGCGCTGCCGATCACCCTGCTGCGCGCCCGGCCGCTGGACGAAGCGATCAGCAGCGCCGGTGGCGTGCCTTTCGAGGCTCTGGATCAAGGCCTGATGCTAAAGGCCCTGCCCGGCATGTTCTGTGCCGGCGAAATGCTCGACTGGGAAGCCCCCACCGGTGGCTATCTACTCACTGCGTGTTTCGCCAGTGGCCGGGTCGCGGCACAGGGCGTACTCGACTGGTTGCATGCCGTGTAG
- a CDS encoding aminotransferase class V-fold PLP-dependent enzyme has protein sequence MSHICPDIDPDGLIEYSVVYTDRSLNHMSQSFQGVMRDISATLKQVYNAHAVAVVPGSGTYGMEAVARQLATDQKCLVIRNGWFSYRWTQIFEMGRIPAQSLVLKARPVAEGSQAAFAPAPLDEVLATIAAEKPQVVFAPHVETSSGMILPDDYLRAVSDAVHAVGGLFVLDCIASGTLWVDMQACGIDVLISAPQKGWSASPCCALVMLSEAAQARVEATQSTSFACDLKKWLQIMQAYEQGGHAYHATMPSDALAHFRDAMFEAKALGFDRVRQQQQELGDRVRALLAARGFKSVAAKGFEAPGVVVCYTDDAQIKTGAKFSAIGLQIAAGVPLQCDEPADFQTFRLGLFGLDKLGHIERTVKTLEQALDKVQAG, from the coding sequence ATGTCCCATATCTGCCCCGACATCGATCCCGATGGCCTGATCGAATATTCGGTGGTCTACACCGACCGCTCGCTGAACCATATGTCGCAGTCGTTCCAGGGCGTGATGCGCGATATTTCGGCCACCCTGAAGCAGGTCTACAACGCCCATGCCGTGGCGGTGGTGCCTGGCAGCGGCACCTATGGCATGGAGGCGGTGGCGCGGCAGTTGGCGACCGATCAGAAGTGTCTGGTGATCCGCAACGGCTGGTTCAGCTACCGCTGGACGCAGATTTTCGAGATGGGCCGGATTCCCGCCCAGTCCTTGGTACTGAAGGCACGCCCGGTGGCAGAGGGTAGCCAGGCCGCCTTCGCCCCGGCACCACTGGACGAGGTGCTGGCGACTATCGCTGCCGAGAAACCGCAGGTGGTATTTGCCCCGCACGTCGAAACCTCCTCGGGCATGATCCTGCCGGACGACTACCTGCGCGCGGTGAGCGACGCGGTGCACGCCGTTGGTGGCCTGTTCGTGCTCGACTGCATCGCCTCCGGCACCCTCTGGGTGGACATGCAGGCCTGTGGCATCGACGTGCTGATCAGCGCACCGCAGAAAGGCTGGAGCGCTTCGCCGTGCTGCGCCCTGGTGATGCTCAGCGAGGCCGCCCAGGCGCGCGTCGAGGCCACCCAGAGCACCAGCTTCGCCTGTGACCTAAAGAAGTGGCTGCAGATCATGCAGGCCTATGAGCAGGGCGGCCACGCCTACCACGCCACCATGCCCAGCGATGCGCTGGCGCATTTCCGTGATGCCATGTTCGAGGCCAAGGCCCTCGGTTTCGACCGGGTGCGCCAGCAACAGCAGGAACTCGGCGACCGGGTGCGTGCACTGCTGGCGGCGCGTGGCTTCAAGAGCGTCGCGGCCAAGGGTTTCGAGGCACCGGGCGTGGTGGTCTGCTACACGGATGACGCGCAGATCAAGACCGGCGCCAAGTTCTCCGCCATCGGCCTGCAGATTGCCGCCGGCGTACCACTGCAATGCGACGAGCCCGCCGACTTCCAGACCTTCCGCCTCGGCCTGTTCGGGCTGGACAAGCTGGGCCATATCGAGCGCACGGTGAAGACGCTGGAGCAGGCGTTGGACAAGGTGCAGGCCGGCTGA